From Paenibacillus sp. V4I7, one genomic window encodes:
- a CDS encoding helix-turn-helix domain-containing protein, whose amino-acid sequence MKIRFLWQKRKSIIFTWLISYSAVLFVPMMMSWIIYMQSSEALKSEIHRANDSLLKQVRYTIDNQIDLMKRLNMEVTWNAKLQSLMYSNLRSNDDQFLAFQLVKEFRMYQTSYATIDEFYVTWDQESSILRPGNVRDLKTAFDTIHNTGTLRYEQWLDTIHNAANNQFLLLPRADAANSQNSIAYIAHLPKDLNGKQTGTVVVMADIEKFQKSMETISGFSGGQILILNHDNQVLLSNLPVSVNKNLILEQLLDRDDVMYKPAQNGDSELFYMQSAVSDLKYVLVIPSRIYWEKAEYVRKFTYISILISLMGAGVLTWFFMRRNYSPIQRLVQSLSDKNSTQERPDGNELNFIQRAISQTRNEKDKIALQLQSHHHVLRSNMLNRLLKGKMDTLIPYEEAFKSFHIDLISTDFAVILFAVENQDSLSTNLPGMDMNERRKLIQFIITNVVEELVGQRGHAGYVAEVDDMMVCLVNFADIEAVEMKQDLHWIATEAQRFLIRFRMDLTLSIGGIHGSLFGVAEAYSEALDAMEYKMVRGKREIITYDEIRIDSTDQQQLGYYYPLQVEQQIINLIKVGDFEQASASMNEIMERNFNKPLVSLTLARCLIFNLVGTMVKAINELGDGDSRILEDNPLWMDKIIACDTILEMQHELQTLLKEVCAFAAVKMETNLSKERAETLRELISKVTHYIDEHYQDSNLNVNTIGERFELKGSYLSRLFKDQTGEGLLDYITKVRIQQAKRMISYKQDSISDIANYVGYNEVATFIRVFKKYEGITPGKFKEMN is encoded by the coding sequence GTGAAGATCCGATTTCTTTGGCAGAAACGAAAAAGCATTATTTTTACTTGGTTAATTTCATATAGCGCGGTGTTGTTCGTACCTATGATGATGAGCTGGATTATTTATATGCAATCAAGTGAAGCACTAAAGAGCGAGATTCATCGTGCGAATGATTCTTTATTGAAACAAGTCCGATATACGATTGATAATCAAATCGATTTAATGAAACGATTGAATATGGAGGTCACTTGGAATGCTAAGCTTCAAAGCTTAATGTACTCCAATCTACGGTCAAACGACGATCAGTTCCTCGCTTTTCAATTGGTGAAGGAATTTAGGATGTACCAAACGTCATATGCAACGATCGATGAATTTTATGTCACTTGGGATCAGGAATCATCGATCCTCCGTCCGGGAAATGTTAGGGACTTAAAGACTGCTTTTGATACGATTCATAACACAGGAACGCTTCGCTACGAGCAATGGCTCGATACGATACATAATGCGGCTAATAACCAATTTCTCTTATTGCCTCGCGCGGATGCGGCGAATTCTCAAAACTCAATCGCTTATATCGCACACCTGCCTAAGGATTTGAACGGTAAACAAACGGGTACCGTCGTCGTCATGGCAGATATAGAAAAATTTCAGAAGTCGATGGAAACAATCTCAGGATTTAGTGGCGGACAGATTTTAATTCTTAATCATGATAATCAAGTTCTTCTTTCCAATTTACCTGTGTCGGTCAATAAGAACCTTATTTTGGAGCAATTGTTGGATAGGGATGATGTGATGTACAAGCCGGCGCAGAATGGGGATTCAGAGCTATTTTATATGCAATCTGCCGTGTCTGATTTGAAATATGTTTTGGTTATTCCTAGTCGTATTTATTGGGAGAAAGCAGAATATGTCCGTAAATTCACCTATATTAGCATTTTAATAAGTTTAATGGGAGCAGGCGTATTGACATGGTTTTTTATGCGCCGCAATTATTCGCCTATTCAGCGGCTGGTTCAGTCGCTTTCTGATAAGAATTCCACCCAGGAACGGCCAGATGGCAATGAACTTAACTTCATCCAAAGAGCAATTTCACAAACAAGAAATGAAAAAGATAAAATAGCTTTACAATTACAATCCCATCACCATGTGCTGCGATCCAATATGCTCAATCGGCTTCTGAAAGGGAAGATGGATACACTGATTCCATATGAGGAAGCTTTCAAATCGTTCCATATTGATTTAATCTCTACTGATTTTGCTGTCATTTTATTTGCTGTTGAGAATCAGGACAGCCTTTCCACCAATTTGCCGGGAATGGATATGAATGAAAGAAGGAAACTCATACAGTTCATTATAACCAATGTCGTGGAAGAACTTGTTGGGCAGCGTGGGCATGCGGGTTATGTGGCTGAAGTAGATGATATGATGGTCTGTCTTGTGAACTTTGCAGATATCGAAGCTGTTGAAATGAAGCAGGACCTTCATTGGATTGCCACAGAAGCACAGCGGTTTTTAATTCGATTCCGCATGGATCTTACGTTATCCATCGGCGGCATCCATGGCTCCTTGTTTGGAGTCGCCGAAGCGTATAGTGAGGCGTTGGATGCCATGGAATATAAGATGGTTCGAGGGAAAAGAGAGATCATCACCTATGATGAGATTCGAATCGATTCCACGGATCAGCAACAGCTGGGCTATTATTATCCGCTTCAGGTCGAGCAGCAGATTATAAATCTGATAAAAGTTGGCGATTTTGAACAGGCTAGTGCTAGTATGAACGAAATTATGGAGCGGAATTTCAATAAGCCCCTCGTGTCACTAACCTTGGCTAGATGTCTCATTTTCAATCTTGTCGGTACGATGGTGAAGGCGATCAATGAACTAGGAGACGGTGATAGCCGTATTTTAGAAGACAATCCATTGTGGATGGATAAGATCATCGCCTGTGATACGATACTGGAAATGCAGCATGAACTCCAAACCTTGCTCAAAGAAGTTTGTGCGTTTGCAGCTGTGAAAATGGAGACGAACTTGTCCAAAGAGCGCGCAGAGACGCTGCGTGAGCTTATCTCCAAGGTGACTCATTACATCGACGAGCATTATCAGGATTCTAATTTAAATGTGAATACTATCGGTGAACGCTTTGAGTTAAAAGGTAGTTATCTCTCTAGATTGTTTAAGGATCAAACGGGTGAGGGACTGCTCGATTACATTACAAAGGTTCGCATTCAGCAAGCCAAACGCATGATCAGCTATAAGCAAGACTCCATATCCGATATTGCCAATTATGTGGGTTACAATGAGGTTGCGACGTTCATTCGCGTGTTCAAAAAGTACGAGGGGATTACTCCCGGGAAATTCAAGGAAATGAACTGA
- a CDS encoding AraC family transcriptional regulator, translating to MEPTHPLGPIALLLPTVNYANVEREVSAGFVFGPRTIPDCQLVYVVSGRMDLWIGANMYSLLPGECAYYGSGTPHMLSVHPSRAATFISLHFDWQRVSPEPVHPGAKLERFAGGPPFDSPLPFTIEVEGYGSVSIPEHFRLVTGERLLYQIVQEYKEQEPGYSLVLRSLLMQVLAEIVRQELEISALDSSKRSMIGPALQMISEHPQHPWSLSELAQQCGYHHAYFAQLFKEVMGVSPKPYMIRKRIQLAKKLLLEEEKVEVVASKLGYASVHYFSRHFKSITGMSPSSFRLYGGERGPLA from the coding sequence ATGGAACCTACACACCCGCTCGGGCCGATAGCCTTATTACTCCCTACAGTGAACTATGCAAATGTGGAGAGAGAAGTTTCGGCAGGCTTCGTTTTTGGCCCCCGTACGATCCCTGATTGCCAACTTGTTTACGTTGTATCTGGTCGAATGGATTTGTGGATAGGCGCCAATATGTACTCGCTGCTTCCCGGCGAATGTGCTTATTATGGATCGGGAACGCCGCATATGTTATCCGTGCATCCGAGCAGAGCAGCAACGTTCATCAGCCTGCACTTCGATTGGCAACGAGTGTCTCCAGAGCCTGTTCACCCTGGCGCTAAGCTGGAACGCTTTGCAGGCGGACCGCCATTTGACTCGCCTCTGCCGTTCACGATTGAAGTTGAGGGTTATGGCAGCGTCAGCATTCCAGAGCATTTCAGGCTAGTCACGGGAGAACGGTTGCTGTATCAGATTGTTCAGGAATACAAAGAACAGGAGCCCGGCTATTCGCTCGTTTTAAGAAGTCTTCTGATGCAAGTATTAGCTGAAATTGTTCGCCAAGAATTAGAAATTTCAGCGCTTGATAGCTCGAAGCGAAGCATGATTGGACCGGCGCTGCAGATGATCAGTGAGCATCCACAACATCCGTGGAGCTTATCAGAGCTAGCCCAGCAGTGCGGTTATCACCATGCCTATTTTGCCCAATTATTTAAGGAAGTGATGGGCGTCTCGCCGAAACCCTACATGATTCGTAAACGGATCCAATTAGCGAAGAAGCTTCTGCTAGAGGAAGAAAAAGTAGAGGTTGTTGCCAGCAAACTCGGCTACGCTTCCGTCCATTACTTCAGTCGGCACTTCAAATCAATTACCGGCATGTCTCCGTCTTCTTTTCGACTTTACGGTGGCGAGAGAGGCCCTTTGGCTTAA
- a CDS encoding carbohydrate ABC transporter permease, producing the protein MNKGPSIVERLFDIGIHLILIVLVVATLYPLLYVVFASFSEAGQLVAHKGILYKSLGFSLEAYKGVMKNPGILIGYRNTLFIVVFGILVNILMTALGAYVLSRKNVIWNKAFMLIIVFTMFFHGGLIPLYLVVKNVGLLDSLWATIIPFAIGTFNLIIMRTAFMSVPDSLEESAKIDGANHFTILFKIIIPLSMPVIAVMILYYAVDKWNAWFYASVFIKSRDLFPLQLVLREILISNSTDGMSVGADAGDRHQIGETIKYATIIVATVPVLCIYPFVQRYFVKGVMVGSLKG; encoded by the coding sequence ATGAATAAGGGACCTAGTATAGTTGAAAGATTGTTCGATATTGGTATTCATCTCATTTTAATAGTGCTAGTGGTTGCTACTTTATATCCATTGTTATATGTCGTCTTCGCATCCTTTAGTGAAGCAGGTCAGCTCGTGGCTCACAAGGGAATTCTGTATAAATCCTTAGGTTTCAGTTTGGAAGCGTACAAAGGTGTCATGAAAAACCCAGGCATTCTGATCGGATACCGCAATACGCTATTTATCGTTGTGTTCGGTATTTTAGTGAATATTTTGATGACAGCTTTAGGGGCTTACGTGCTTTCACGGAAAAATGTCATTTGGAATAAAGCATTTATGCTGATCATCGTTTTCACCATGTTTTTTCACGGGGGCTTAATTCCTTTATATCTGGTTGTGAAGAATGTTGGCCTACTGGACTCGTTGTGGGCTACGATTATTCCATTTGCGATCGGTACCTTCAATCTCATCATCATGCGTACGGCGTTCATGTCTGTACCCGATAGTTTAGAGGAGTCGGCCAAGATTGATGGAGCAAATCATTTCACCATTTTGTTCAAAATCATTATTCCGCTTTCCATGCCGGTCATTGCGGTTATGATTCTCTATTATGCGGTTGATAAATGGAATGCTTGGTTCTATGCTTCTGTATTTATTAAAAGCAGAGATCTGTTCCCCTTACAACTTGTACTCCGTGAGATATTAATCTCGAATTCTACAGACGGAATGTCAGTAGGTGCAGATGCGGGAGATCGACATCAAATAGGTGAAACGATTAAATATGCGACGATTATCGTAGCTACCGTACCTGTGCTTTGTATCTATCCTTTTGTTCAACGTTACTTTGTAAAAGGGGTTATGGTAGGTTCTTTGAAAGGTTAA
- a CDS encoding extracellular solute-binding protein — MSKRRISTSILLFMWVITLLLSACTSGNNSAKSAEEPNKATTKVGQPDQGKKALSYWSELNGNAASVKPNIQDIPFFQEWQKRTGVRLTFIQPPSNQAKEAMNVLLASGDLPDMMEYEWDNHPGGPEKAINDGYILKLNDLIDKHAPNLKKYLSEHPEIDKQVKTDNGSYYVFPFIRGDELLRTYQGPIIRQDWLQELGLQTPTTIDEWYTVLKAFKEKKGVAAPLTFLGVPNPLFGIEGGAFVGAYGIKKGFYLENGQVKYGPMEEGYKQFLATFRKWYAEGLIDKNIATVDTKTLDANMISGRSGATIWNAGAGIGKWQPIVQDKEKAALLGHAPYPVLIKGDKPKFGQRSYAYVGTGGVAISSKSKNAEAAAKLLDYGYSDEGHMLFNFGIEGISYNLEGGYPRYTDLILKNPYKLAPSQALSMYNRASYFGPFVQDVRYMEQYYTLPQQREAIQVWANTDVDSHILPQMPKTELESAELSSIMIDVMTLVDEMSLKIILGVEPLDTFDTYVSKIKASKIDRAIQIQKSALDRYYKR, encoded by the coding sequence ATGAGTAAAAGACGTATAAGTACCTCAATCCTATTGTTCATGTGGGTAATTACCCTGTTGTTATCGGCTTGTACTTCTGGAAATAACTCCGCAAAGTCTGCAGAGGAGCCGAATAAAGCTACTACCAAGGTAGGACAACCTGACCAAGGCAAGAAGGCACTATCCTATTGGTCTGAACTTAACGGCAACGCTGCGAGTGTAAAGCCGAACATTCAGGACATACCGTTCTTCCAAGAATGGCAGAAGCGGACAGGGGTACGGCTGACTTTCATTCAACCGCCATCGAATCAAGCGAAAGAAGCGATGAATGTCTTATTAGCGTCAGGCGATTTGCCCGATATGATGGAATATGAATGGGATAACCATCCTGGAGGACCGGAGAAGGCGATCAATGACGGTTATATTTTGAAATTGAATGATCTCATAGACAAACATGCGCCGAATCTAAAAAAATACTTAAGTGAGCACCCGGAAATAGACAAACAGGTCAAAACGGACAACGGTAGTTATTATGTGTTTCCATTCATTCGGGGCGATGAATTGCTTCGAACCTATCAGGGGCCTATCATCCGTCAGGATTGGCTTCAAGAGCTTGGTCTCCAGACGCCGACTACAATTGATGAGTGGTATACCGTTTTAAAAGCGTTTAAAGAGAAGAAGGGAGTCGCTGCTCCCTTGACCTTCTTAGGTGTTCCCAATCCGTTATTCGGCATTGAAGGCGGTGCTTTCGTGGGTGCCTATGGGATCAAGAAAGGGTTCTACTTGGAAAACGGCCAAGTGAAGTATGGGCCGATGGAAGAGGGCTATAAACAGTTTCTCGCTACTTTTCGCAAATGGTATGCAGAAGGGTTGATTGACAAAAATATCGCTACAGTGGATACCAAAACGTTGGATGCCAATATGATTTCAGGAAGAAGCGGGGCAACGATATGGAATGCTGGCGCAGGTATTGGCAAATGGCAGCCCATCGTTCAGGACAAAGAAAAGGCTGCATTGTTAGGGCATGCACCTTATCCGGTGTTGATAAAAGGCGATAAGCCTAAGTTCGGGCAGCGGAGCTATGCGTATGTGGGGACAGGCGGGGTTGCCATTTCAAGCAAAAGTAAGAATGCTGAAGCAGCTGCGAAGCTGCTGGATTACGGATATAGCGATGAAGGGCATATGCTTTTCAATTTCGGGATTGAGGGAATTAGTTATAACCTGGAAGGCGGATATCCGAGATATACGGATTTAATTTTGAAAAATCCTTATAAACTCGCGCCATCTCAAGCCCTTTCGATGTATAACCGGGCTAGTTACTTCGGTCCTTTCGTCCAGGACGTTCGTTATATGGAGCAATATTACACATTGCCTCAGCAAAGGGAGGCCATTCAAGTTTGGGCAAATACCGATGTTGACAGTCATATACTCCCGCAAATGCCGAAGACAGAGCTAGAAAGCGCAGAGCTCTCCTCCATCATGATCGATGTTATGACGCTTGTCGACGAGATGTCGTTAAAAATCATACTTGGCGTGGAGCCTTTGGACACCTTTGACACCTATGTGAGTAAAATTAAAGCATCCAAAATTGATCGTGCCATTCAGATCCAGAAGTCAGCTTTAGATAGATACTATAAGCGTTAA
- a CDS encoding sugar ABC transporter permease, with the protein MVLAKKKPGINRYVRDFIMNKYLYLMMVPVLVYYIIFHYAPMYGALIAFKEYSPMKGILGSEWVGFKHFQDFFSSFYFWRILKNTLVISLYSLVFEFPAPIILALLINEVRSKMFKRVAQTITYMPYFISLVVICGIITDFTNADGVINKIFMTFGYDGQTMLQKPDLFRPIYILSEIWQRIGWESIIYIAALMGIDTEQYEAARMDGATRWKQIIHITLPGIMPTIAIMFILRMGNLLNVGFEKIILLYNPVTYETADVISSFVYRKGLLEFGWSYSSAVGLFNSVINLILLVTANYISRKVNESSLW; encoded by the coding sequence ATGGTACTAGCAAAGAAAAAACCGGGCATAAATCGATATGTTCGTGATTTTATAATGAATAAATACTTGTATCTGATGATGGTTCCTGTGCTTGTTTATTATATTATCTTTCATTATGCCCCTATGTATGGAGCACTGATTGCATTCAAAGAATATTCGCCCATGAAAGGTATTCTAGGCAGCGAGTGGGTAGGATTTAAGCATTTTCAAGATTTTTTCAGCAGTTTTTACTTTTGGCGCATTTTAAAAAATACGCTTGTTATCAGTTTGTACTCCTTGGTATTTGAATTCCCAGCGCCGATTATTCTGGCCTTGCTAATCAATGAAGTGCGCAGCAAGATGTTCAAGCGTGTGGCTCAGACCATTACGTATATGCCTTATTTTATTTCACTTGTTGTCATTTGTGGGATTATAACTGATTTTACGAATGCAGATGGTGTGATCAACAAGATCTTTATGACGTTTGGATATGATGGCCAGACGATGCTTCAGAAGCCTGATTTATTCCGTCCTATTTATATTCTCTCGGAGATTTGGCAGCGAATTGGTTGGGAGTCCATCATTTATATTGCGGCATTAATGGGTATTGATACCGAGCAGTATGAAGCTGCGCGTATGGACGGAGCAACCAGGTGGAAGCAAATCATTCATATCACCTTACCAGGCATCATGCCAACGATTGCTATCATGTTCATATTGCGAATGGGGAATTTATTAAATGTAGGATTCGAGAAAATTATTCTCCTTTACAATCCGGTCACTTATGAAACCGCGGATGTCATTTCTTCCTTTGTCTATCGTAAGGGGTTACTTGAATTCGGTTGGAGTTACAGCTCAGCAGTCGGCTTATTTAACTCTGTAATCAATCTTATTTTATTGGTTACAGCCAATTATATCAGCCGCAAAGTAAATGAAAGCAGCTTATGGTGA
- a CDS encoding glycosyl hydrolase family 28-related protein, whose translation MKKKLAWKLLAVVWMFMLVLSFVVPIESANAGTPWRSSLYPSEWNPGFKDVQGRFLHDFSYAGYWRGEKSIPSTPPGATYNVVTQYGADSSGTNDSTNAIQNAINAAGAAGGGIVYLPAGTYRVKPQGTAASALWINKDNVVLRGSGKTSTFIYNDSTSMRNKAVIRISPVTSADWFTPTNTPTSIRSDVQPQAMTIPVNSVSGYSINEFIIVHSDATDAFIADHGMTGKWDASLKGPTFYRKITGIDASANRLTLDIPIRYTLKTRDNARVYKVGEAVAEAGIEDLSIGMKQHTGTGWGDLDFNVTGTGAYDVHASKAITFANAKNSWVDNVNSYKPSSNSGDYHLLSHGISLFQSRTVTVQNTHLQKPQYKGEGGNGYMYIMQGSDNLVQHATATNGRHNFTFQYLWTSGNVIHNSTSNFPRLASDFHMHLSMANLFDNMTMNGDFIEAVYRPYGTIEHGWTTTQSVIWNTNGIAYAAGQSSIVKSKQFGQGYVIGTRGAANGVTYTVPASDGSAPQDLVEGIGTGLDLVPQSLYLDQKAKRSFGQPANLLTNPGFETGDLTGWTEWHNGALAQKVDTDLPRSGSYKLTHWASTNYQQITAQLKTVPNGLYSASVWVRSSGGQNALQLYAKNYGAAEIDAVIGTSPIPNYTKYTIDNIPVTNGQVEIGIWHDANGNNWAAFDDFELVRK comes from the coding sequence ATGAAAAAGAAGCTCGCTTGGAAGTTGTTAGCAGTAGTATGGATGTTTATGTTAGTTCTGTCTTTTGTTGTGCCTATTGAATCGGCAAATGCAGGGACACCTTGGAGAAGCTCGTTATATCCATCTGAATGGAACCCTGGGTTTAAAGATGTGCAAGGCCGATTTCTTCATGACTTTTCGTATGCGGGCTATTGGAGAGGTGAGAAAAGCATCCCGTCCACTCCGCCAGGCGCCACCTATAACGTTGTAACTCAATATGGGGCAGATTCAAGCGGAACCAACGATTCTACCAATGCCATTCAGAATGCGATTAATGCGGCAGGTGCTGCTGGAGGCGGTATCGTTTATTTACCTGCGGGAACTTATCGTGTTAAGCCGCAAGGAACAGCCGCAAGTGCCCTCTGGATTAATAAAGACAATGTCGTGCTCCGGGGCTCAGGTAAAACATCAACGTTCATTTACAATGATTCTACGAGTATGCGGAATAAAGCAGTCATTCGTATCTCGCCTGTAACGTCGGCGGATTGGTTTACGCCAACGAATACCCCTACTTCCATCCGAAGTGATGTGCAGCCGCAGGCGATGACAATTCCCGTTAATAGTGTCAGCGGGTATAGCATCAACGAATTTATCATCGTGCACTCCGATGCTACGGATGCTTTCATTGCGGATCACGGTATGACCGGCAAATGGGATGCATCTTTGAAGGGGCCGACGTTCTACAGGAAGATTACAGGTATTGATGCTTCTGCCAATAGGCTTACTCTCGATATTCCTATTCGATATACGTTGAAAACAAGGGATAATGCACGCGTATATAAGGTAGGCGAAGCCGTTGCAGAGGCAGGAATCGAAGATTTGTCCATCGGCATGAAGCAGCATACGGGAACAGGCTGGGGAGATTTGGACTTTAATGTAACAGGCACAGGTGCTTACGATGTGCATGCTTCTAAGGCGATTACGTTCGCAAATGCCAAAAATAGTTGGGTAGATAACGTAAATAGCTACAAGCCTAGTTCGAATAGCGGGGATTATCATTTGTTATCCCATGGTATTTCACTCTTTCAATCCAGAACGGTCACCGTCCAAAATACACATTTGCAGAAGCCGCAGTATAAAGGCGAAGGCGGAAATGGGTATATGTACATCATGCAGGGATCGGATAACCTGGTGCAACATGCTACAGCGACGAACGGAAGGCATAACTTCACTTTCCAATACTTGTGGACGAGCGGAAACGTCATCCACAACAGCACATCGAACTTTCCCCGTCTCGCCTCGGATTTTCACATGCATTTAAGTATGGCGAACTTATTTGATAACATGACAATGAACGGAGACTTTATCGAAGCTGTGTATAGACCGTATGGAACGATAGAGCATGGATGGACAACAACCCAATCGGTAATCTGGAATACGAACGGTATTGCCTATGCCGCTGGTCAATCGTCCATTGTGAAATCAAAGCAATTTGGTCAGGGCTATGTCATAGGAACCAGGGGAGCAGCGAACGGTGTGACATATACAGTACCAGCCTCGGATGGCTCCGCGCCACAGGATCTGGTAGAGGGTATCGGTACAGGATTGGATTTGGTGCCGCAATCCTTGTATTTGGACCAAAAGGCGAAAAGAAGCTTCGGACAGCCTGCAAATCTCTTAACAAACCCCGGGTTTGAAACAGGAGATTTGACAGGATGGACGGAATGGCACAATGGAGCGCTTGCGCAGAAAGTGGACACGGATTTACCACGGAGTGGAAGCTATAAACTGACCCATTGGGCGTCGACTAATTACCAACAAATAACGGCCCAACTGAAGACAGTGCCAAACGGACTCTATTCGGCTAGCGTATGGGTACGCTCCAGCGGAGGACAAAATGCGTTACAGCTATACGCTAAAAACTACGGTGCCGCTGAAATTGATGCCGTTATTGGAACGAGTCCAATACCGAATTATACGAAATATACGATAGACAACATCCCGGTGACAAACGGCCAAGTTGAGATTGGCATATGGCATGACGCCAACGGCAATAACTGGGCAGCATTCGATGATTTTGAGTTAGTGAGAAAGTAA
- a CDS encoding phytanoyl-CoA dioxygenase family protein encodes MLTAEQVQLFERDGFVKGDVVLNDEEVEILRRELDLVLEGKTVKKPVLNRNLASESSEYGMSMEASETIVQVVNIWMASDVYLQHAANLALCEDVARLAGTDTLRIWHDQIQYKPPVTGGPTKWHQDHPLWPIIKPAELISAWVALDDAVVENGCMWMVPGSHQWGDHQRHLLHGADHMPKHKRPELLPEGVEIKPVPFEIKKGQVGYHHCMTWHGSLPNQSQMKRRAIAVHYMPGHIRYEPVGNHPMNKHVHVQPGELLTGDDFPIVYKK; translated from the coding sequence ATGCTGACAGCGGAGCAGGTACAGTTGTTTGAACGTGACGGTTTTGTTAAGGGCGATGTTGTGCTGAATGACGAGGAAGTTGAGATTCTGCGTCGTGAGCTGGATCTTGTATTGGAAGGGAAGACCGTTAAGAAACCGGTACTGAATCGCAACTTGGCTTCAGAGAGCAGTGAATATGGCATGAGCATGGAAGCCAGTGAAACAATTGTTCAGGTTGTTAACATCTGGATGGCCAGCGATGTCTACTTGCAGCATGCAGCTAACCTCGCGTTATGCGAGGATGTTGCACGGCTCGCCGGTACGGACACACTGCGCATATGGCACGATCAAATTCAATACAAGCCGCCAGTCACAGGCGGACCTACGAAGTGGCATCAGGACCATCCGCTGTGGCCGATCATCAAGCCTGCAGAGCTAATAAGCGCATGGGTGGCGCTGGACGATGCTGTTGTTGAGAACGGCTGCATGTGGATGGTACCCGGCAGTCATCAATGGGGAGATCACCAGCGGCATTTGCTTCACGGGGCTGACCATATGCCGAAGCATAAGCGTCCTGAACTGCTGCCTGAAGGTGTGGAGATTAAGCCGGTTCCGTTCGAGATCAAGAAGGGTCAGGTTGGCTATCATCACTGCATGACATGGCACGGCTCACTGCCGAATCAATCGCAGATGAAAAGGCGTGCCATTGCAGTCCATTATATGCCGGGACATATTCGTTATGAGCCTGTAGGCAATCATCCCATGAATAAGCATGTTCATGTTCAACCAGGCGAACTTTTGACCGGAGACGATTTTCCGATTGTTTATAAGAAGTAA